The segment CGTGATATTTTATGGCAAGGAAAATTAAAGGCCTTCTCCCCCCTCCTTCCCTACACACACGTTAgggaagaacacacacacacacacacacacacgcatgcacacacacgcacgcacgcaggcgcgcgcacacgcacacgcacacaggcGCACAGAATAAACACCTCTATCCTCCATCACCTCTAACTTCCAACTTCTAATTGCAAGATAGATTTCAGCCTCTGTGGGGATCAGGAAGATCTAAACATTTTAACTAAGATTATTGggataaatatttcataaagagCAGGGCAGATATTAAATTACTCCTATTGATTTTAGTATCACAGCCCAATTCCATTCCTCGGCCTCTTCAGTTTAATTGATCTCTTAAGGAGGCCAACTTCGCACCCGCAGAGGGCCTGGGCCTTGGACCGGGTGGCCCAGGGCAAGGTGTGCGGCCCGGCGGGTGCGCCCTCTTCGTGCGTGTCTTCTCGGGGTTCCCAGCCGCCTCGCAAGTCGCTCCGGTTACTGGGCTCAACCGATGTGTTCCCCTATAAAGTGGCTGAGTGACTGTGACTCCTTGGAGCCCACGCCAGCCGGTGAGAACCGGGAACCCCAGGCAGTGGGGAAGGGGAACAATTGTGAGCGCCCTAGTGACGGAGGAGTGAGCAAGCGCCCAGGTCTCTCGAGAAGAACCCTAACTTCGAGGTTCCCCGTCTGCTTTACCCTCCAAGAAAATCCCAGAGCCGGCTAACTTGGGCGCCGCTAGCGGAGAATGGAGTGTTCACCCCGGAGCCGAAGTGCAGTAGACACTTAGCGACTTTCCGTGGCGAGTCCAGGGTCTTTGCCTGGCGACCTCATTGTCTGAGCGCCCCGTACCGCTCACCGCCCACCTCCCCGCCCCCTGCCCACCCGGTGGGTCTTGCTccagttgggggtggggagttggGAACAGTGTGAATGGGAAGGGGGTGAACAAAGCCAAGCTCCCGCCATTCTCCTCCGCCTGCACCCTCTCCAGCTCGATGCTCCCGGAGGCCAGGGCGCGTCCCCAGCGCACTGATGCCGGACCCCGAGGAGAGGCGGGCGCGGGGGACCCCAGAGCTGGGGTAGTGCGGGTTCGTGGCGGGGGCCTCGGCGGCCAGGACCCCGGACCACCTTAAGAGCGAGCCCCGCCCCGGGCCCGGAGCTTGGGCGGCGCTGATTGGTGCAAATGTAATGGCTGAAATTGATTGCTGAAATGCAAAACTTGTTGCTGCTTCTCCCGGCGCTGGGCGAGAGGCAGACACAGAGAGGGGAGCCGAGACCCTCGGAACGCCCCACGCAGAGCCCCCCCCGCTAGTCGGGAGAGGGGTGCGCAGACCCCCCAGAGCTGCCCCcgcgcccccctccccccattcCAGGCTCTGAGAGCGCAGCGGGAACGCCTTAGCTTGCTCGCCCGGCTTGGCCCCCCGACCCGCGTACGCCCCCCTCCCTCAGGTCCGAGAGGGACTCGCGAAGCACCTCAGCACGGAGGCAGGGAACCGGAGGCTTGGAGCGACCCAACCCCTCGTCTCGCTGCCCTCCCGCGCCTGCAACGGTGCGCGGAGACTCCAGCGAACTCACCCAACGGCGGAGGACAGAAGCGGCAGGCGGCGGACGTGGCCGCGAAGCTGCGCGCGGGGCGCAGCGCACCAGCTGCCGAGCAGAGGAGCCGCGCCTTTCCCCCGACCCTCGGCTCCAGCCCTTGGCGTCTGCCGCCTCCCAGCCCCTCTGCGTCCTCGGCTCGGGGCCGGCACCGGCGATGCCGAGCGGAGCCTCCAGTCCTCCGACCCGCTGAAGAAGCAGCAGCCGCTCGCCTGGAGCCTACTGGGATTGTGCGAGCGGATCGTGCTCGGTGGAGGCTCGGGCTGCAGGGCGCGGGGACtccggggggcggggggagggaccgCTCTGTCGGTGCCCGGTGCTAGCCGCGGCTTTGAAGggtctccctcccctgcccttaGCAGTTCTGCCACGGACTCCGGGAGGCTGCGGGCAGCGTCCTGGGGGCTCCCCAACAGACCCAATCGGACTTGAGAAGGTGATCGCTCTGCtctcccaacccccttccctccccattcCCCCCACTTAACTTTTTGTCTTCGTTCATCCGCGGCTTCGTCCCCTCCCCGCAGACCCACCCGCGGCTGTGACAACCGCCCGGGGCATGGGCCCCCCAACACGGCTCCTAGAGGCCCCGCGGCCTCGCAAGATGTGAGAGGCCCTCCCCGGGCAGAATCGGAGCTTCGGGAGAGGAGCTGATACCccgccccccctcccccccccgtCCCTCACATCAGGCGGGGTGGAGGTGCGCGCTGAGCCCCCGCGGTGCTGAGCGTCCCGGAGCGCCCAATCCTGGGCTGGAACGAGTAGCTGGCCGGAGGCGCGCCGCGGAGAGCAGGCTGTCATGCCCTATTGATCCCCCTCTGCCCCCCGCCAAGTATGTTTGGGCTGGACCAATTCGAGCCCCAGATCAACAGCAGGAACGCTGGCCAGGGCGAGAGGAACTTTAACGAGACCGGACTGAGCATGAACACCCACTTTAAGGCCCCGGCTTTCCACACTGGGGGGCCCCCTGGCCCTGTGGATCCTGCCATGAGCGCGCTGGGCGAGCCCCCGATCTTGGGCATGAACATGGAGCCCTACGGCTTCCACGCGCGCGGCCACTCGGAGTTGCACGCAGGGGGGCTGCAGGCGCAGCCTGTGCACGGCTTCTTTGGCGGCCAGCAGCCTCACCACGGCCACCCGGGAAGTCACCATCCCCACCAGCATCACCCCCACTTTGGGAGCAACTTCGGTGGCCCGGACCCCGGGGCCTCGTGCCTGCACGGGGGTCGCCTGCTCGGCTATGGCGGCGCAGCCGGAGGCCTGGGCAGCCAGCCGCCCTTCGCCGAGGGCTATGAGCACATGGCGGAGAGCCAGGGGCCTGAGAGCTTCGGCCCGCAGCGACCGGGGAACCTCCCGGACTTCCACAGTTCGGGTGCCTCCGGCCACGCCGTGCCAGCCCCATGCCTGCCGCTGGACCAGAGCCCTAACCGAGCTGCCTCCTTCCACGGCCTGCAGTCCTCCAGCGGCTCCGATTCCCACAGTCTGGAGCCCCGGAGGGTGACGAACCAAGGAGCCGTCGACTCGCTGGAATACAATTACCCGGGCGAGGCGCCCTCGGGACATTTTGACATGTTTTCGCCCTCTGACTCCGAAGGGCAGCTGCCTCATTATGCAGCGGGTCGCCAGGTTCCCGGGGGCGCTTTCCCGGGCGCCTCGGCCATGCCTAGAGCTGCGGGCATGGTGGGCTTGTCCAAAATGCACGCTCAGCCACCGCAGCAGCAGCCaccgcagcagcagcagcagcagccgccccagcagcagcagcaacagcatggTGTGTTCTTTGAGAGGTTCGGTGGGGCCAGAAAGATGCCTGTAGGTCTGGAGCCCTCAGTGGGCTCCAGGCACTCGTTAATGCAGCCTCCCCAGCAGGCCCCGCCACCCCCTCAGCAGCAGCCCCCTCAGCAGCCGCCACAGCagcagccgccgccgccacccGGGCTTCTAGTCCGACAAAATTCGTGCCCGCCTGCGCTCCCTCGGCCCCAGCAGGGCGAGGCGGGCACGCCCAGCGGCGGCCTGCAGGACGGAGGCCCCATGCTGCCCAGCCAGCACGCGCAATTCGAGTATCCCATCCACCGGCTGGAGAACCGGAGCATGCACCCTTATTCCGAGCCTGTTTTCAGCATGCAGCATCCTCCTCCGCAGCAGGCGCCCAACCAGCGGCTGCAGCATTTCGACGCGGCCCCCTACATGAACGTGGCCAAGAGGCCGCGCTTCGACTTCCCGGGCAGCGCGGGAGTGGACCGCTGCGCTTCGTGGAACGGCAGCATGCACAACGGCGCTCTGGATAACCACCTCTCCCCCTCCGCCTACCCAGGCCTACCCGGCGAGTTCACACCGCCTGTGCCCGACAGCTTCCCTTCGGGGCCGCCCCTGCAGCATCCGGCCCCGGACCACCAGtccctgcagcagcagcagcagcagcagcagcaacagcagcaacagcagcagcagcagcaacagcaacagcaacagcaacagcagcagcagcagcgccaAAACGCGGCCCTCATGATTAAGCAGATGGCGTCGCGGAATCAGCAGCAGCGGCTGCGCCAGCCCAACCTGGCTCAGCTAGGCCACCCCGGGGATGTGGGCCAGGGCGGCCTGGTGCATGGCGGCCCGGTGGGCGGCTTGGCTCAGCCCAACTTTGAGCGCGAAGGCGGCAGCACGGGCGCCGGGCGTCTGGGCACCTTTGAGCAGCAGGCGCCGCACTTGGCGCAAGAGAGCGCGTGGTTCTCAGGTCCACACCCGCCGCCCGGAGACCTGCTGCCCCGTAGGATGGGCGGCTCGGGCCTGCCCGCTGACTGTGGCCCGCACGACCCCAGCCTGGCGCCCCCTCCTCCGCCCGGTGGCTCGGGGGTGCTGTTCCGGGGCCCTCTGCAGGAGCCGATGAGGATGCCCGGAGAGGGCCACGTGCCCGCGCTGCCCTCACCGGGCCTGCAGTTCGGGGGCAGTCTGGGCGGCCTGGGTCAGCTGCAGTCGCCCGGGGCGGGCGTGGGGCTCCCCAGCGCTGCTTCGGAGCGCCGGCCCCCGCCGCCGGACTTCGCTACGTCTGCGCTCGGGGGCCAGCCGGGCTTTCCGTTTGGTGCAGCGAGCCGGCAGGCCACGCCGCACAGCGGTCCAGGCGTGAACTCGCCCCCTAGCGCGGGAGGGGGCGGTGGCAGCTCCGGTGGCGGCGGTGGCGGGGGTGCCTACCCGCCGCAGCCTGATTTCCAGCCCAGCCAGCGCACCTCGGCCAGTAAACTGGGCGCGCTCTCGCTGGGCTCCTTCAACAAGCCCAGCTCCAAGGACAACCTGTTCGGCCAGAGCTGCCTGGCTGCGCTCTCCACCGCTTGCCAGAACATGATCGCTAGCCTCGGGGCCCCCAACCTCAACGTGACCTTCAACAAGAAGAACCCGCCCGAGGGCAAGAGGAAACTGAGCCAGAACGAGACCGACGGCGCGGCAGTGGCCGGCAACCCGGGCTCGGATTACTTCCCAGGAGGGACTGCTCCCGGGGCCCCAGGACCCGGAGGCCCATCCGGGACCAGTAGCAGCGGCTCCAAAGCCTCGGGGCCGCCCAACCCGCCAGCCCAAGGGGACGGCACCAGCCTCTCCCCCAACTACACCCTGGAATCCACGTCGGGGAATGACGGCAAGCCGGTCCCCGGGGGGGGCGGCCGGGGACGGGGTCGCAGAAAAAGGGACAGTGGTCACGTGAGCCCTGGCACCTTCTTTGACAAGTACTCGGCGGCTCCGGATAGCGGGGGCGCACCTGGGGTGAGCCCAGGGCAGCAGCAAGCGTCAGGCGCAGCCGTCGGGGGAAGCTCCGCCGGCGAGACGCGCGGGGCACCGACGCCCCACGAAAAGGCGCTTACGTCGCCATCCTGGGGGAAGGGGGCTGAGTTGCTCCTGGGGGATCAGCCAGACCTCATTGGGTCCCTGGACGGCGGGGCCAAGTCGGACAGTAGTTCGCCACACGTGGGTGAGTTCGCCTCGGACGAGGTGAGCACGAGCTACGCCAATGAGGACGAGGTGTCGTCCAGCTCTGACAACCCCCAGGCACTAGTTAAAGCGAGCAGGAGTCCCCTGGTGACCGGCTCGCCCAAACTCCCTCCCCGTGGGGTAGGCGCCGGGGAACACGGACCGAAGGCGCCCCCGCCTGCCCTCGGCCTGGGCATCATGTCTAACTCTACCTCGACCCCTGACAGCTACGGCGGCGGTGGGGGCCCGGGCCATCCAGGCACGCCGGGCCTGGAGCAGGTCCGCACCCCGACGAGCAGCAGCGGCGCCCCGCCACCCGACGAGATCCACCCCCTGGAGATCCTTCAGGCGCAGATCCAGCTACAGAGGCAGCAGTTCAGCATCTCCGAGGACCAGCCTCTGGGGCTGAAGGGTGGCAAGAAGGGTGAGTGCGCCGTCGGGGCCTCAGGGGCTCAGAATGGCGACAGCGAGCTTGGCAGCTGCTGCTCCGAGGCGGTCAAGAGCGCCATGAGCACCATTGACCTGGACTCGCTGATGGCAGAGCACAGCGCTGCCTGGTACATGCCCGCTGACAAGGCCCTGGTGGACAGCGCGGACGACGACAAGACGTTGGCGCCCTGGGAGAAGGCCAAACCCCAGAACCCCAACAGCAAAGAAGGTATATGCGCACCCGTTTTCCTCTCACTTCCCGGGTGACCCGCCCCATCCCCAGGGCAGGACTTAGCCTTCGCCCCTTGGGGTCCTTCGAGGTTTGGAGGGCACAGACCCTCCTAATCCCCAACTAGGAGCTGGTTATCCCACCTTTGCTTACACCAACGGCTGTGAGGAcagacccccccacacacacacactgccccccagccccccacatGCTGCCAGGTAGATTCTAGTGCCACAGGGTGACAAAAACTTAGATGGCAGCCCTTTGGGAATCTTGTAGAGTACCCCACCCCGCCCAGCCTCCCCCACACCCCCGGTTTTAGCTGAATTGCCCCTTCCTTTTCACACTAAGACCCCTCCCCACACTCAGCACTGAGGCTGGTTCCACTTTTTAGCAGCTGTGTGCCGCCTTCCCTGGCAGGACACCTGGGAAGTTGTGTTAGTGCCTCCCACCTTTTCCTAGTTAGTCAGCCTCTAGCTCTAGTTTTGTTAGGTGCCAgcatctttagaaaaaaaagttaccagCCCTGGTGTCGGCAGCATCACTCAGAGGCAACGCCTAATTTGACATTTGTTCCTAATGAATAGCTATTTTATCTCTTCTTAACTATCAGTTTCATTGAAAAACTGGAGACCTGTGGGGGTTGCAGGAGGCAGGGAACCTTTTCAGGGTGCATCTCCTTGACATttggtggggctggggaggcgGAATGCCGGGGTGGGGTCAGCTTGGACATCATTTGTGTATGGGGATATGGATATATACTCTTAAGACACAAAGGATCCGTGTTTGTCAATATCTTGCTTGGCTTTGGTGACAGATGTCCTGTCCCAGCTTTCGTTTGCATTCTaagcaccccctccccaccaggcCTGGAGGCCTTTAAGGTGGGAGGGGTGGGGTTAGTAAATGGGCTGCCATTCCAGTTAAAGTAATAACAGTTCTTTTTAACCTAAGGATGACTGGGTTGCcgtagatatttattttatctgaatGGAGCTTTAAAATGTCTGtatataaagtgtgtgtgtgtgtgtatatatatataggtgtatatatagatatgtgtgtctatatatgtatctatatatatctaatgGCTTCTTAAAATCAGgtaacatcatttttttctttctatctctttcttttaAACTATAGTTGAATTCCCTTGGTTTCCCTAGACAGACTATCACCATGGAACCAGTGGCTGGCATTTTAACCTTGTTTTTAGAAATGTGTCCCCCCTCAATGTGATTCTTGCCCTCTTTTACAGTTCTTTCCTCCTCTGCCTTCGTTTCCCTCATCCTCCCCACATCCTGCCATGTCTTGACCCTGGATTTAAGGTGAGGGTAGGTTTtaggagaatggcatgggggctgggggaggcaaGAGGAGAGGAAGCGGGAGTGGGCTGGGAGTTGGGTGGTTCAGAACTTGGGGCTTTCAAGGCGCTCATCCCGGGTAGCTTTCCCGCTTAGGTTTTCTAATTCATGAATGCAGCCtctctgctttttctctttgttccacGGTTACTGCCCAGCCCAGGACGCCCGGGACGCACTCTCTCATTTGAAGCTGGGTGTTTAGCATGCACAGCAGACGCTGCGGCCAGCATCAGCATTCTCCAGGCTTCTCCCAGGCAAGGCCATAAATTGGTTAGTTTGGGACCCTCAgcttcttctcccttttttttccccctttttaaaatCGAGTTGGACACAACATCCTGCTTGCTCCCCCGACCCCTTTATTTTCTTGTACACAACATCTCGATCTGGCCCGATCGATAGCTGGTTAGCACAAATCTCAGGCCCTGTCACTTCtacctggcctggcctggccgcccctcccccttccccttctcatcCTCCCCCCTACTCCTAGTAATTAAGAACATATTGGCCAAAATGAGgtgagaaaagttaaaaaaaaaacaaaaaccctgattTAAAGAATCCATTTAAACAAAAACAGTAGCACTTCATCTTCAAGTCTTTTAAAGGGCCTTCATAGACTAGGTGGACAGGTATAGGGtcattttaatgagatttttagAAGATGTCTCTCCCCATCCCCTTTCCAGTCCTTCCTTTAGAGATGAAGATGCAGGCTGTGAATGAAGAAATGTCACCAAAGAAATGTTTTGTTTGTGTCATCATCACAGTCagatgaatgaaaatattttttagaaacagatgCTAGTCACTTTAGGGTTGATTTCTCCTGTAAGCTAAAGGAAGCCCTCCCCTGCACGTGGGACAACAGGGACTTCCATTAGGGACCAGCAGGGCTGACTGTCTCATAAGCACCAGCAGGGACACCCACTTGACCTCCTTTGTTTTCTACTCTGTGGTGTGGGAAGGACAGTTTCCTCGATAAAGCAGCGAATTGAGGTCAGTCGAAGCTTCTGTAGCCTCGGGGTTGCTAGTTAAGGCTTTATAAGGTATCTGCATCTGAATCCTGCTCCCTCACTGGTAGTAAATAAGGATGATTAAACTTTTCATTATGATAACACCCTGTAGTTCCATCTGCACACATTGTATAAATAGGTACACAGAGCTTTCTACAGGCCCCTGAGTCCCCTGGCTGAAAATCAGAGTGAAGTGTGCCACTTcgaaatagagacagaaaaaaaaatcatagcaaaatgttctgcttttcctttaaaaacatgcTCATGGTCCCGTTAGCCTTGAGCAGTGGTGTCCAATGGCTTTGAATAGACCTTCTCTAGGTACCAgccccagcattttttttttctacccccATTTTtgtaatgatattttattttgtcacGCCGTAAAACATGCCAGTACTAATGTGATTAAATATTAACACCGTTTCTGAAGTTCTTCACTCCAATGACAAAATACTAGTCGGTGTTTAACAAAATGATCCATGCTCGGATTGGAGGGAACGAATAAGTCTTCAGAACTGCACAAGGCGTGCAGCCACTGAGACGTGCCCAGATTGTCTTATGGGTTTGAGATGTCCTTTGGAGGGGAGGGAACTTGACTGGCAAGTTGTCGTTCTTGCAAAGTCTAGGCCAACATCACATGGGATGATGAGTTTTTAAACCAGGAAATCTAGCTGGTCTCTCCAAATCATGCTTCTCTTGACTTCTTCATCAACCCACCCAACAATTTTTATATAATGCAACTTCACCTCTGAGCATGAGGCTCTATTTGTACAAAGTTGTGGTGGGGAAAGGGTGAGATtgtggaaagggaaaaaaaaaacaaaaaaacccagcctGAGTTTGGGCCTATTCAAACATCAATTAAATTGGTGAGAATTGTATGAATTTAAAAAGAGTTTGCAAAATCATCTGCCTATCTTTGTAATAGGTGTGTGGCTACGGAAGAATTTCAacacagagagaaggagagataATGATAGACTATAGATAATGTGTATTAAGTTGGAAAAAGTACGTTTTCTCCCCTCCTGTCCCTTACAATTTTCAAAAGTTGAATTAACCGTATTCTGTAATACGTTTATCCTTGCCAAACCTCC is part of the Symphalangus syndactylus isolate Jambi chromosome 18, NHGRI_mSymSyn1-v2.1_pri, whole genome shotgun sequence genome and harbors:
- the MN1 gene encoding transcriptional activator MN1 — encoded protein: MFGLDQFEPQINSRNAGQGERNFNETGLSMNTHFKAPAFHTGGPPGPVDPAMSALGEPPILGMNMEPYGFHARGHSELHAGGLQAQPVHGFFGGQQPHHGHPGSHHPHQHHPHFGSNFGGPDPGASCLHGGRLLGYGGAAGGLGSQPPFAEGYEHMAESQGPESFGPQRPGNLPDFHSSGASGHAVPAPCLPLDQSPNRAASFHGLQSSSGSDSHSLEPRRVTNQGAVDSLEYNYPGEAPSGHFDMFSPSDSEGQLPHYAAGRQVPGGAFPGASAMPRAAGMVGLSKMHAQPPQQQPPQQQQQQPPQQQQQQHGVFFERFGGARKMPVGLEPSVGSRHSLMQPPQQAPPPPQQQPPQQPPQQQPPPPPGLLVRQNSCPPALPRPQQGEAGTPSGGLQDGGPMLPSQHAQFEYPIHRLENRSMHPYSEPVFSMQHPPPQQAPNQRLQHFDAAPYMNVAKRPRFDFPGSAGVDRCASWNGSMHNGALDNHLSPSAYPGLPGEFTPPVPDSFPSGPPLQHPAPDHQSLQQQQQQQQQQQQQQQQQQQQQQQQQQQQQRQNAALMIKQMASRNQQQRLRQPNLAQLGHPGDVGQGGLVHGGPVGGLAQPNFEREGGSTGAGRLGTFEQQAPHLAQESAWFSGPHPPPGDLLPRRMGGSGLPADCGPHDPSLAPPPPPGGSGVLFRGPLQEPMRMPGEGHVPALPSPGLQFGGSLGGLGQLQSPGAGVGLPSAASERRPPPPDFATSALGGQPGFPFGAASRQATPHSGPGVNSPPSAGGGGGSSGGGGGGGAYPPQPDFQPSQRTSASKLGALSLGSFNKPSSKDNLFGQSCLAALSTACQNMIASLGAPNLNVTFNKKNPPEGKRKLSQNETDGAAVAGNPGSDYFPGGTAPGAPGPGGPSGTSSSGSKASGPPNPPAQGDGTSLSPNYTLESTSGNDGKPVPGGGGRGRGRRKRDSGHVSPGTFFDKYSAAPDSGGAPGVSPGQQQASGAAVGGSSAGETRGAPTPHEKALTSPSWGKGAELLLGDQPDLIGSLDGGAKSDSSSPHVGEFASDEVSTSYANEDEVSSSSDNPQALVKASRSPLVTGSPKLPPRGVGAGEHGPKAPPPALGLGIMSNSTSTPDSYGGGGGPGHPGTPGLEQVRTPTSSSGAPPPDEIHPLEILQAQIQLQRQQFSISEDQPLGLKGGKKGECAVGASGAQNGDSELGSCCSEAVKSAMSTIDLDSLMAEHSAAWYMPADKALVDSADDDKTLAPWEKAKPQNPNSKEAHDLPANKASATQPGSHLQCLSVHCTDDVGDAKARASVPTWRSLHSDISNRFGTFVAALT